The Tautonia marina DNA window GAATCAGAGAATCTCTGAGATCACGCGACCGCCGGTATCGGTGAGCTTTTCCTCGCGGCCGTCGTGGATCACGGTCAGCTCGTACTGGTCGAGCCCGAGCAAGTGCAGAATCGTCGCGTGCAGGTCGCGGACGTGCTTGGGCGACTCGACGGCGCGGAGGCCGATCTCGTCCGTCGCGCCGACCGTCACGCCTCCCTTCACCCCGCCTCCCGCCAGCCACATGCTGAAGCCGAAGGGGTTGTGGTCGCGGCCGGTGCTCCCCTGCGACATCGGCGTGCGGCCGAATTCACCGCCGCAGACCACGAGCGTCGAGTCGAGCAAGCCCCGGCGCTTCAGGTCGGTCAGGAGCCCGGCGATCGGCTTGTCTGCCTCGCCGGCCATCCGCTGGTGGTTCTCCTCGATATCCCCATGAGCGTCCCAGGTCATGTTCCCCGGTCCGCCGCCGTGATAAAGCTGGACGAACCGAACCCCTCGCTCGACCAGCCGCCGAGCCAGCAGGCAGCGACGGCCGAACTCCTCGGTTTCGGGACGGTCGAGCCCGTAGAGTGATTGAGTCTCCTCCGTCTCGCCACCGACATCAACGGCCTCGACGGCATGCGACTGCATCCGAAAGGCCAGCTCGTACGACGCGAGCCTGGCCCCCAGGACCGGGTCGTCCGCTTCGCGATCTCCGGCGTGGTTCAGGTCGCGCAGCAGATCAAGCGCAGCCCGCTGTCGATCCCGGCTCCGGCCCCCCGAGGGTCGGAGGTTCAAGAGCGGCGTCTCACCCGATCGGAAGGGCATCCCCTGATAGACCGGCGGCAGATAGCCTGATCCCCAGCAGGGCGGGCCGCCCGTCAAGGGGCCGTCCGGATCAA harbors:
- a CDS encoding DUF1501 domain-containing protein, with protein sequence MAAASLLAQDGLLPQALGDDERLTDPLGARAPHFEPRATSVIFLFLTGGPSQMETFDPKPLLNRLHGQRTPESFGKVTFQQTSDESLLLGSKRTFRQCGESGLVMSDLFPHLATCADDLAVIRSCHADSITHAPAMYQMNTGRELMGHPSLGSWAVYGLGNGTENLPAFVVMLDPDGPLTGGPPCWGSGYLPPVYQGMPFRSGETPLLNLRPSGGRSRDRQRAALDLLRDLNHAGDREADDPVLGARLASYELAFRMQSHAVEAVDVGGETEETQSLYGLDRPETEEFGRRCLLARRLVERGVRFVQLYHGGGPGNMTWDAHGDIEENHQRMAGEADKPIAGLLTDLKRRGLLDSTLVVCGGEFGRTPMSQGSTGRDHNPFGFSMWLAGGGVKGGVTVGATDEIGLRAVESPKHVRDLHATILHLLGLDQYELTVIHDGREEKLTDTGGRVISEIL